A portion of the Luteolibacter rhizosphaerae genome contains these proteins:
- a CDS encoding metal ABC transporter substrate-binding protein translates to MRLAALLLSALAFPLAAAELQVASLHPLIADLTRQVGGERVEVIDLIGRNGDPHHFEPAPADLEKAAKAKLYLASGMGLESYLPSLREIIADKAPIVEIGKDLPSIEGECDHDHEGHDHAHEHEIDPHWWHSIDLFRRATTIMAETLSKADPAGAETYAKNAAAYRAKLDELERWTRKEIARIPRDKRHLATAHAAFGYFCKDHGFDAIPVQGLNREQMPSPKKLAALIAELKEHEAGAIFPEKESNPKVLQALTKDTGIKLGQALYADGSGVESYEAMIRHNVSTIVDGLAP, encoded by the coding sequence ATGCGCCTTGCAGCTCTGCTTCTATCCGCTCTGGCATTCCCCTTGGCCGCCGCCGAGCTTCAGGTGGCCAGTCTTCATCCCTTGATTGCCGATCTGACCCGCCAAGTAGGTGGCGAGCGGGTTGAAGTTATCGACCTCATCGGCAGAAATGGCGATCCCCACCACTTTGAGCCTGCTCCGGCGGACCTTGAGAAGGCCGCCAAAGCCAAGCTCTACCTGGCATCCGGTATGGGGCTGGAATCCTACCTCCCTTCTTTGCGTGAGATCATCGCGGACAAAGCGCCGATCGTGGAAATCGGCAAGGACCTACCTTCAATCGAAGGCGAATGCGATCACGACCACGAGGGCCACGATCATGCCCACGAGCACGAAATCGATCCCCACTGGTGGCACTCCATCGACCTCTTCCGCCGCGCCACCACCATCATGGCGGAAACCCTCTCGAAGGCCGATCCCGCCGGTGCGGAGACTTACGCCAAAAATGCTGCCGCCTACCGCGCGAAGCTCGACGAACTGGAGCGCTGGACCCGCAAGGAGATCGCCCGCATCCCCCGGGACAAGCGCCATCTCGCCACGGCCCATGCGGCTTTCGGATACTTTTGCAAGGACCACGGCTTCGACGCGATCCCCGTCCAAGGCCTGAATCGCGAGCAAATGCCCTCACCGAAAAAACTGGCAGCTCTCATCGCCGAGCTCAAGGAGCACGAGGCCGGAGCGATCTTCCCCGAAAAGGAATCCAATCCGAAAGTCCTCCAGGCCCTCACCAAGGACACCGGCATCAAGCTCGGGCAAGCCCTGTATGCCGACGGATCGGGGGTCGAAAGCTACGAGGCGATGATCCGCCACAATGTCAGCACGATTGTCGACGGATTGGCGCCCTGA